From the genome of Streptomyces sp. NBC_01116, one region includes:
- a CDS encoding DsbA family protein, with protein sequence MSDSSPAAPVVLDLWCDLECPDCHRALDDVRALRARYGDRVEIRLRHFPLDKHKHAYAAAQAAEEATDQGKGWPYIEALLSRTADLGGTGEPVLLAVARELGLDAEEFDTALIDGRHLLIVDADHAEGKAIGVTGTPTYVIGDERLDGGQSQDGLRERIEEILDGLLAARDR encoded by the coding sequence ATGAGCGATTCCTCCCCCGCGGCACCGGTCGTCCTCGACCTCTGGTGCGATCTCGAATGCCCCGACTGCCACCGAGCCCTCGACGATGTGCGCGCCCTGCGCGCCCGGTACGGGGACCGCGTCGAGATCCGGCTGCGGCACTTCCCGCTGGACAAGCACAAGCACGCCTACGCCGCGGCCCAGGCCGCCGAGGAGGCGACGGACCAGGGCAAGGGCTGGCCGTACATCGAGGCCCTGCTGTCCCGCACCGCCGATCTCGGCGGCACGGGCGAGCCGGTGCTCCTCGCGGTGGCACGGGAACTGGGCCTGGACGCCGAGGAGTTCGACACGGCGCTGATCGACGGCCGGCATCTGCTGATCGTCGACGCCGACCACGCGGAGGGCAAGGCGATCGGCGTGACCGGCACGCCCACCTATGTGATCGGCGACGAGCGGCTGGACGGCGGCCAGAGCCAGGACGGGCTGCGCGAGCGGATCGAGGAGATCCTCGACGGCCTCCTGGCCGCACGGGACCGGTAG
- a CDS encoding CGNR zinc finger domain-containing protein yields the protein MLIPHDTRIALDTVVDLVNTAPEDEPPRDDPSDRLAGGSEDGLADIAALYAFAERHLISGVGSLGEKDLAAVRDVRARFAEVFAAPDPRTAADLVNRLVAAAGTTPQLTDHDGYDWHVHYFAPDASIADHLAADCGMALAFIIVAGEQERLRRCEAPDCGHAFVDLSRNRSRRYCSSRTCGNRLHVAAYRARRKEAAG from the coding sequence GTGCTGATCCCTCACGACACCCGGATCGCCCTCGACACGGTGGTCGATCTGGTGAACACCGCACCGGAGGACGAGCCGCCGCGGGACGACCCCTCGGACAGGCTCGCGGGCGGATCCGAGGACGGCCTCGCCGACATCGCCGCGCTGTACGCCTTCGCGGAGCGGCATCTCATCAGCGGGGTCGGCTCGCTCGGCGAGAAGGACCTGGCCGCCGTGCGCGACGTCCGGGCCCGTTTCGCCGAGGTCTTCGCGGCGCCCGACCCCCGCACCGCCGCCGACCTGGTCAACCGCCTCGTCGCGGCGGCCGGCACCACCCCGCAGCTCACCGACCACGACGGCTACGACTGGCACGTGCACTACTTCGCCCCCGACGCCTCGATCGCCGACCATCTCGCGGCCGACTGCGGCATGGCGCTGGCCTTCATCATCGTGGCGGGCGAGCAGGAGCGACTGCGGCGCTGCGAGGCGCCGGACTGCGGGCACGCGTTCGTCGACCTGTCGCGCAACCGCTCCCGCCGCTACTGCTCCAGCCGTACGTGCGGAAACCGGCTCCACGTCGCGGCGTACCGGGCCCGGCGCAAGGAAGCCGCGGGCTGA